The following coding sequences lie in one Eremothecium sinecaudum strain ATCC 58844 chromosome IV, complete sequence genomic window:
- the MMS21 gene encoding SUMO ligase MMS21 (Syntenic homolog of Ashbya gossypii AEL053C; Syntenic homolog of Saccharomyces cerevisiae YEL019C (MMS21)) — MNFVPEFLPLHPDVSREFHGLGLKPCGDVIKDIEDQFIGTLTQMVKEMPEDQAKDIIKMLEEQYEQLLMIYSQMESQRTLLQKAKVEYKQKSEECAPVTLENWDQYRLKSLTAPSLEHTYRELKSNERSLPKTPSDNQMRQLFFALPYIWENPTAMIPDNANEAQEEEELRFSGGNIELTCPISFQPFTKPMISRKCGHVFDKPALERFLQKETKTCPQAACGQHVSIKDFVPDLIMQFRCLISEVRGPQTRNNTSDQGNVVD; from the coding sequence ATGAATTTCGTTCCAGAGTTCCTTCCACTGCACCCTGATGTCTCTAGAGAGTTTCATGGGCTTGGACTAAAGCCATGTGGTGATGTTATCAAGGATATAGAAGACCAATTTATTGGTACGCTGACGCAGATGGTGAAAGAAATGCCGGAAGATCAGGCCAAGGACATAATAAAGATGCTGGAAGAGCAGTATGAGCAGTTGCTTATGATATATAGTCAAATGGAATCCCAGAGGACGCTGTTACAGAAGGCTAAGGTAGAATACAAGCAAAAGTCAGAGGAATGCGCTCCGGTAACGTTAGAGAACTGGGACCAATATCGGTTAAAATCGCTAACTGCACCTTCCCTTGAGCACACTTATAGAGAATTGAAATCTAATGAGAGAAGCCTGCCGAAGACACCTTCTGATAATCAAATGCGGCAGTTGTTCTTTGCACTGCCATACATTTGGGAGAATCCTACTGCGATGATTCCGGACAACGCTAACGAAGCGCAGGAAGAAGAGGAGTTGAGGTTCAGTGGCGGTAACATTGAATTGACGTGTCCCATTTCCTTCCAGCCGTTTACCAAACCAATGATTTCCCGCAAATGTGGTCATGTTTTCGATAAACCTGCGTTGGAACGATTCTTGCAGAAAGAAACTAAAACTTGCCCTCAAGCAGCCTGCGGACAGCATGTTAGTATTAAGGATTTTGTACCTGACCTAATAATGCAGTTTCGCTGTCTAATTAGTGAAGTTAGAGGACCTCAGACAAGAAATAACACATCGGACCAGGGCAACGTTGTAGATTAG
- the SLM5 gene encoding asparagine--tRNA ligase SLM5 (Syntenic homolog of Ashbya gossypii AEL054C; Syntenic homolog of Saccharomyces cerevisiae YCR024C (SLM5)), whose translation MLRLQRYYSSKAGVLTTIRDLLQIKDAPQGKIEIKGWIKSIRRLKKVSFIDLHDGTTSAPLNIVLPNVGEEEGTIASQRLKVGQSLKIENATLCLTPTREQPFELSCSRNDISVLGDVTSEYPLQKKYTSLAQLRRLPLWKHRTTYFGGLMRIRSHVETKLNSILAKEGLFKVQPPILTSSDCEGGGQLFNVEANALRNSKDKNAEKYFGKDAYLSVSTQLHLEILAHALSKVWTLTPCFRAEESDTNRHLAEFWMLEVEMCNIETTQQLTDFIQLITKRIAASLIENQENLLPKMRPEKGADERQVVIERWNKLLDDKWHKITYTDAIKVLQHRHAEKKFETEPLWGVALKSEHEKWLAGEHFQGPVFVTDYPKQTKAFYMKQNPDGETVACFDLLVPDMGEIVGGSVREDDYDKLISEMKLRKMDIEALQWYTELRRQGSMPHGGFGIGIERLVSWLYGAQNIRDAIPFHRTAKTVIEL comes from the coding sequence ATGCTAAGGTTGCAAAGGTACTACTCCTCAAAGGCTGGTGTTTTAACGACTATTCGCGACCTATTGCAAATAAAAGATGCACCTCAAGGAAAAATCGAGATCAAAGGATGGATTAAATCAATTCGTAGGTTGAAGAAGGTATCCTTCATTGATTTACATGATGGTACAACAAGTGCTCCGTTGAACATTGTTTTACCAAATGTGGGCGAAGAGGAGGGCACGATAGCATCTCAGCGGTTGAAGGTAGGGCAATCATTAAAGATAGAAAATGCTACTTTGTGCTTGACCCCTACCCGTGAGCAACCCTTTGAACTGTCATGCAGTAGAAATGATATTAGTGTTTTGGGTGATGTGACTAGTGAATATCCTCTTCAGAAGAAATATACTTCGTTGGCTCAACTGCGTCGATTGCCGTTGTGGAAGCATAGAACAACATATTTTGGAGGACTGATGAGGATAAGGTCACATGTCGAGACTAAATTAAACTCTATATTGGCTAAGGAGGGCCTATTTAAAGTACAGCCACCTATTTTGACTAGTTCTGACTGCGAGGGCGGAGGACAGTTATTCAACGTCGAGGCGAATGCGTTGCGCAACTCCAAGGATAAAAACGCCGAGAAATACTTTGGCAAGGATGCATATCTGTCTGTTTCAACTCAGTTACACTTGGAGATCCTGGCTCATGCGTTAAGCAAAGTATGGACCCTGACGCCATGTTTCCGAGCAGAAGAGAGCGATACCAACCGTCATCTTGCTGAATTTTGGATGCTGGAGGTTGAGATGTGCAATATTGAAACCACCCAACAACTAACCGACTTCATTCAGCTTATTACGAAAAGAATTGCTGCATCATTAATAGAAAACCAGGAGAATCTACTTCCCAAGATGAGGCCTGAAAAAGGTGCGGACGAAAGACAGGTAGTCATAGAACGTTGGAATAAACTCTTAGATGACAAATGGCATAAAATCACGTATACAGATGCTATTAAGGTTTTACAGCATCGGCATGCAGAGAAGAAGTTTGAAACTGAACCTCTATGGGGTGTAGCATTGAAATCAGAACATGAAAAGTGGCTAGCAGGTGAACACTTCCAAGGGCCAGTATTTGTGACAGATTATCCAAAGCAAACCAAGGCATTTTACATGAAACAAAACCCTGACGGCGAAACTGTCGCCTGCTTTGACCTTTTAGTCCCTGATATGGGTGAGATCGTAGGTGGTAGTGTGCGTGAAGACGATTATGACAAGTTAATATCGGAGATGAAGCTCAGAAAAATGGATATTGAAGCGCTGCAATGGTATACCGAACTACGGAGACAAGGCAGCATGCCCCATGGAGGATTTGGAATCGGAATTGAACGTCTAGTCAGCTGGCTATATGGCGCTCAAAATATACGAGACGCGATCCCCTTTCATCGGACAGCCAAGACTGTAATTGAGCTTTAA
- the PXP1 gene encoding putative indolepyruvate decarboxylase family protein (Syntenic homolog of Ashbya gossypii AEL055C; Syntenic homolog of Saccharomyces cerevisiae YEL020C): MKVPDQIAIALKQHGIDVIFGIVGIPIVELAECFVQHGIRFIACRNEQSCSYAASAYGYLTKKPGVILVVGGPGIVHALAGIYNSYMNKWPLLVLAGSSEDEYHGGFQELDQLSFMAPWAEFKGRINPENAGYLIYSAIKTSTLQNGVSYIDIPGNLMDKEIECTSSTVIHEVISSKRCGPDMSAVKSAAELLVSGKRILVVVGRGCINYSQELREFVQQYRLPFLPTPMAKGILPDSHVLNVNGARSLALKTAEIVLVLGARLNWMLHYGEPPKWKKGVIFIQVDNDLSSLGLNNSAGLKYAVHSDTLLFVQALKKILPTNWKYRGVSDEIENNIALNKIKLEKKEILPEGAQLNYHAVYAKIRRNLVDKNTILILEGANTMDIGRICFPTDYPRHRLDAGTNASMGVGVGYALAAKIAEPKKDIVAILGDSAFGFSCAELETAVRNNLGIVVIIMNNGGIYHGNTDENLTRTTDLTSECRYDMVGKGFGCEGFLIRYLSELDYEFRRALNASKVGITTVLNVIIEAGSQAKLSFGWQSKSKV; encoded by the coding sequence ATGAAGGTACCAGATCAAATTGCAATTGCACTAAAGCAACATGGTATTGATGTGATATTCGGTATTGTTGGAATTCCTATAGTAGAATTGGCAGAGTGCTTTGTTCAACATGGCATAAGGTTTATAGCATGTCGGAATGAACAAAGTTGCTCATATGCGGCTAGCGCATACGGCTATTTAACTAAGAAACCGGGGGTAATACTTGTTGTCGGTGGCCCAGGAATCGTTCACGCTTTAGCAGGTATTTACAACTCTTATATGAATAAATGGCCCCTATTGGTCCTAGCCGGGAGTAGTGAAGATGAATATCATGGAGGCTTCCAAGAACTTGACCAATTATCATTTATGGCTCCCTGGGCGGAGTTTAAGGGCCGGATAAATCCCGAGAATGCTGGTTATTTAATATACAGTGCTATCAAGACTTCAACCTTGCAAAACGGAGTTTCATATATTGACATTCCGGGAAATCTCATGGATAAGGAAATCGAGTGTACTTCTTCAACAGTTATTCATGAAGTAATCTCGAGTAAAAGATGTGGTCCTGATATGTCTGCTGTGAAATCTGCCGCTGAATTGTTAGTGTCTGGCAAGCGCATCCttgttgttgttggtaGAGGGTGTATTAATTATTCACAGGAGTTGAGAGAATTCGTGCAGCAATACAGATTGCCATTCTTACCAACTCCCATGGCCAAAGGAATCCTTCCAGATTCTCATGTATTAAATGTAAATGGCGCTAGGTCGCTGGCTTTGAAAACTGCTGAAATCGTTTTGGTTTTGGGGGCGCGCTTGAATTGGATGCTACATTATGGCGAACCACCAAAGTGGAAAAAGGGAGTTATATTTATTCAAGTGGACAATGATTTATCATCATTAGGATTGAATAATAGTGCTGGTCTTAAATATGCTGTGCATAGTGATACCTTGCTGTTTGTTCAAGCTCTAAAGAAAATACTACCCACTAACTGGAAGTATCGTGGTGTCAGTGATGAGATTGAGAATAACATTGCTTTAAACAAGATAAAACTAGAAAAGAAGGAAATTCTGCCAGAAGGCGCTCAATTGAATTACCATGCAGTTTATGCAAAAATACGTCGCAACTTGGTCGACAAGAATACTATTCTGATTCTCGAAGGTGCAAATACTATGGACATTGGCCGTATTTGTTTCCCTACGGACTATCCTAGACATCGGTTGGATGCTGGAACCAATGCATCCATGGGTGTTGGGGTTGGGTATGCTCTAGCTGCGAAAATAGCCGAGCCTAAAAAAGATATTGTGGCAATACTTGGTGATTCGGCATTCGGGTTCTCCTGTGCAGAGTTGGAAACCGCCGTCAGAAACAACTTAGGTATTGTTGTTATAATTATGAACAATGGTGGTATTTACCACGGAAATACAGACGAAAATTTAACCCGTACTACTGACCTGACATCTGAATGCAGGTATGACATGGTAGGTAAAGGTTTTGGTTGTGAAGGATTTTTGATCCGGTATTTGAGTGAGTTAGATTACGAATTCCGCCGGGCATTGAACGCCTCCAAAGTCGGTATTACTACTGTTTTAAATGTGATCATTGAGGCAGGATCTCAAGCTAAGCTCTCATTTGGCTGGCAAAGTAAAAGCAAAGTTTAG
- a CDS encoding HDL127Wp (Syntenic homolog of Ashbya gossypii AEL056W; Syntenic homolog of Ashbya gossypii NOHBY504; No homolog in Saccharomyces cerevisiae; Weak similarity to Ashbya gossypii ABL053W) yields MTLYKMEDFLNLDDSKFNEVVDTELYPNSQDFTSGGFGNPSVGVPAIIADVPKLSRLSELSLLPQYNSNSSNRIEKKSVQKHKKDRVLKSFVKAIDKTLETSDSSILSSTPSPKSIFSYGFSSSLDDERPLSMVEEHLLLPQDDAYINENVSIFKLALEKSPVSSPREQAQTERNVFSIPNVSYGFDFSTMPDTHNRQLLQSQQLQHNTPQELDWQPVFQQQHQQQQLQQNQLHLQQEEDGQNLRNLHHSHQLQLQLLLLFQEEDQNQQYQQHNSHAEISPILTAPMIMFTPAKPQMFGYMADLENSLEFASMSFEEQFDIHTRIQFQSQNAPDQLRQVQKKEEEAEEEEGDEQEEDDEEDELYTDDLQSSEQTIAQSNSMQPIFQRLHEVRADNHHISLTSMPLMPEKKRRKLSIQPLTYDQIRLTQGLLRKTMIRHYDTEDLKIQIKKEIAKEQKALKDALKRPGKTASPKKRTISKTRLQTVSVDFTQVLTGLHDLEVVFSNNHILSSSYWSAKGDNSGVTEMRNIVSVLRHQYKNRITFEFIDDDLNPHSIVDGVKLLKFSVISRLCEHLEGDNYVTGWVHLITYNDLSELLGFSLDISDEMIVVNDDSLIFETQNEPWKRLLMRWRSIYDKKLFIISESKEMMQLKIEKAKSRGRPFKLDEREKKLKEDLFNQLMSYKGLLGAPSKTAKDQALIKTNKLESLIKVVLEKYCWIDPSTVPPGGYRRLF; encoded by the coding sequence ATGACGCTGTACAAAATGGAGGATTTTCTAAATTTGGATGATAGTAAGTTCAATGAAGTAGTAGACACAGAGTTATATCCAAATTCGCAAGACTTTACCTCTGGGGGATTTGGTAATCCGTCGGTTGGCGTACCTGCTATTATTGCAGATGTACCGAAATTGTCGCGCCTGTCTGAGCTTTCATTATTACCACAATACAATAGTAACTCAAGCAACCGTATTGAGAAGAAGTCGGTCCAAAAGCACAAAAAGGATAGGGTACTTAAGTCGTTTGTAAAGGCTATTGACAAAACCCTGGAGACTTCCGATAGTAGTATACTTTCCTCGACACCTTCGCCGAAATCTATTTTTTCTTACGGTTTTTCGTCGTCTTTGGATGATGAAAGGCCACTTTCTATGGTTGAAGAGCACTTACTATTGCCTCAAGATGACGCATATATCAACGAAAATGTGTCTATATTCAAGTTGGCTTTAGAGAAGTCTCCAGTTTCTTCACCTCGTGAGCAGGCGCAAACCGAAAGAAATGTTTTCTCAATTCCTAATGTCAGTTATGGATTTGACTTCAGCACGATGCCAGACACGCATAATAGGCAGTTGCTGCAGTCGCAGCAATTACAACACAATACACCGCAAGAGCTGGATTGGCAGCCGGTGTTTCAGCAACAGcatcagcaacagcaactACAACAAAATCAATTACATCTAcaacaagaagaagatggGCAAAATCTGCGCAATCTCCATCACAGTCATCAACTGCAACTTCAACTGCTACTGTTATTCCAGGAAGAGGATCAAAACCAACAATACCAACAGCATAATTCCCATGCAGAGATTTCGCCAATACTGACAGCTCCAATGATAATGTTTACACCGGCGAAACCACAAATGTTTGGCTATATGGCGGACCTCGAGAATTCCTTGGAATTCGCATCAATGTCGTTTGAAGAGCAGTTTGATATTCATACAAGAATTCAATTTCAGTCTCAAAACGCGCCCGATCAACTGCGGCAAGTGCAAAAGAAAGAGGAagaagctgaagaagaggaaggCGATGAGCAGGAagaggatgatgaagaggatgaaTTATATACCGATGATCTGCAGTCAAGCGAACAGACTATAGCGCAGTCAAACTCAATGCAGCCCATTTTTCAGAGACTTCATGAGGTTAGAGCTGATAATCATCATATATCTCTAACTAGTATGCCACTGATGCCTGAGAAGAAACGGAGGAAATTGAGTATCCAGCCGTTAACTTATGATCAAATTAGATTGACTCAGGGACTCTTGAGAAAGACAATGATTCGGCACTATGATACTGAGGATCTTAAGATTCAAataaagaaagaaataGCCAAAGAACAGAAGGCTTTGAAGGATGCATTAAAACGGCCCGGCAAAACGGCATCGCCAAAGAAACGTACAATAAGCAAAACGAGATTACAAACCGTATCCGTTGATTTTACTCAAGTTTTAACTGGCCTTCATGACCTAGAAGTGGTATTTTCAAATAATCATATATTATCGTCATCGTATTGGTCTGCGAAAGGTGATAATTCTGGAGTTACAGAGATGCGGAATATAGTATCTGTTCTCCGTCATCAGTACAAGAATCGGATAACATTTGAATTTATTGACGACGATCTAAATCCCCATTCTATTGTAGATGGTGTTAAATTATTGAAATTCTCCGTAATATCAAGGTTATGTGAACACTTGGAAGGTGATAATTATGTAACCGGATGGGTGCATTTAATAACATACAATGATTTAAGTGAATTACTAGGTTTTTCATTAGATATATCTGATGAAATGATAGTTGTAAATGATGattctttaatatttgaAACCCAAAATGAACCTTGGAAAAGGTTATTGATGAGATGGAGGTCTATTTACGACAAAAAGTTATTCATTATATCTGAATCTAAAGAAATGATGCAACTCAAGATAGAAAAGGCCAAATCTCGAGGCAGGCCATTTAAATTAGATGAAAGGGAAAAGAAATTGAAGGAGGATTTGTTTAATCAATTAATGTCCTACAAAGGATTACTAGGAGCCCCTTCTAAAACTGCAAAAGATCAGGCGCTTATCAAGACTAACAAATTAGAGTCCCTCATTAAGGTTGTATTAGAGAAATACTGTTGGATTGATCCAAGTACAGTTCCCCCGGGCGGATACAGAAGGTTGTTCTGA